In Aquicella lusitana, the following proteins share a genomic window:
- the traD gene encoding type IV conjugative transfer system coupling protein TraD codes for MSQPNDLKNFTRGGQITLHNLRMFTQIMDKVVLISGLIFLFITILTTWHLTTGYERYVFSEYLWAKTLPIIDNQSTTQFVQPNGSVTTVKLVDIAKSELVNNIVRNTSRKIILSIILGLIVGMMTLGLISRWLKRRGEKQAENILLKGDKILPTEVTRKLIENKEQASKLSLAKLPLIKHTETAHLLFHGTTGSGKSNAIKELLDQIRKLGDRAIIYDKSCNFLEEFYLPDKDILLNPLDERGEAWNLWAECRDSADFDSLAAAQIPMPLSTQDPFWVNAARTIFSSVAFEMRKDENRSVMKLLQTLLTADLNSIQKYLKGTEAETIVSDKIEKTAVSIKSVLATYLKSLKYLKESKDAFSIRQWIQNYNAHNWLFITSSGDRHETLKPLITAWLDIAVNSLLSLTPSNERRIWLILDELASLHQLPYLTQTLSESRKFGGCVVIGIQNYAQLAKLYGHDGSREISALLNTRFMFRQPDPDMAKWAANNFGETFVDEVREGTSYGANTIRDGVSINRVETRKQVVSFSEIMSLANLFAYVRLPGQFPVTLVEFFYKKRPRKNIGFMKRENFDDHHMKKMTALLDQYEKSMVDKKKSTIKPSPEEKEDGGQPVFADAQGFDFDV; via the coding sequence ATGTCGCAGCCGAATGATCTAAAGAATTTTACTCGAGGCGGTCAAATCACACTGCATAATCTTCGTATGTTCACGCAAATTATGGATAAAGTTGTGTTGATTTCAGGATTGATATTTTTGTTTATAACGATCCTAACAACGTGGCATTTAACAACGGGATACGAGCGATATGTATTTAGCGAGTATTTATGGGCAAAAACATTACCAATTATTGACAATCAATCAACCACACAATTTGTTCAACCGAATGGTTCAGTGACGACTGTTAAGTTAGTTGATATAGCTAAATCGGAATTAGTGAACAATATTGTTAGAAATACCAGCCGCAAAATTATTCTTTCGATTATCCTTGGTCTTATTGTTGGTATGATGACACTTGGATTAATTTCTCGATGGTTGAAAAGGCGTGGAGAAAAACAGGCAGAAAATATTTTACTGAAAGGCGATAAAATATTACCAACGGAAGTAACAAGAAAATTGATCGAAAACAAGGAGCAAGCCTCTAAATTATCATTAGCCAAGCTTCCATTAATTAAACATACCGAAACAGCCCATTTGTTATTTCATGGCACGACTGGTTCTGGAAAATCCAATGCCATTAAAGAATTACTGGATCAAATTCGCAAACTTGGTGATCGTGCGATCATTTATGACAAGAGTTGTAATTTTTTAGAGGAATTTTATTTACCTGACAAAGATATTTTATTAAACCCGCTAGATGAAAGAGGGGAAGCGTGGAACCTGTGGGCGGAATGCAGGGATTCAGCCGACTTTGATAGTTTGGCAGCTGCACAAATTCCTATGCCGCTTTCAACACAAGACCCATTTTGGGTGAATGCGGCGAGAACTATCTTCTCATCCGTAGCATTTGAAATGCGTAAAGATGAAAATCGAAGCGTCATGAAGTTATTGCAAACCTTATTGACAGCTGATCTTAACTCAATACAAAAATATTTAAAGGGAACAGAAGCAGAAACCATAGTCTCAGACAAAATTGAAAAAACGGCTGTTTCTATTAAATCAGTGCTTGCCACTTATTTAAAAAGTTTGAAATACCTCAAAGAAAGTAAAGATGCTTTTTCTATCCGTCAGTGGATACAAAACTACAATGCGCATAACTGGTTATTTATTACGTCATCTGGTGACAGACATGAAACATTAAAGCCACTGATTACTGCATGGCTCGATATTGCAGTGAATTCATTGCTAAGTTTAACTCCTAGCAATGAACGGCGTATTTGGCTCATATTAGATGAGCTGGCTAGTCTTCATCAATTACCGTACCTGACACAGACTTTATCAGAATCAAGAAAATTTGGTGGCTGCGTCGTAATTGGTATTCAAAATTACGCGCAGCTTGCCAAGCTCTACGGACACGATGGTTCCCGTGAAATATCTGCATTACTAAATACACGTTTTATGTTTCGTCAGCCCGATCCCGATATGGCGAAATGGGCAGCTAATAATTTTGGTGAAACGTTTGTAGATGAAGTGAGAGAAGGCACATCGTATGGGGCGAACACCATCCGTGATGGTGTCTCCATCAATCGTGTTGAAACCAGAAAACAAGTGGTGAGCTTTTCAGAAATCATGTCGCTTGCCAATCTCTTTGCTTATGTGCGCTTGCCTGGTCAATTTCCTGTAACACTTGTCGAGTTCTTTTATAAAAAGCGACCGCGCAAGAATATTGGATTTATGAAGAGAGAGAATTTTGATGACCATCACATGAAAAAAATGACAGCCTTGCTCGATCAATATGAAAAGTCAATGGTTGATAAAAAGAAATCGACCATCAAACCATCACCAGAAGAAAAAGAAGATGGTGGGCAACCTGTGTTTGCCGATGCGCAAGGATTTGATTTTGACGTATAA
- a CDS encoding conjugal transfer protein TraG N-terminal domain-containing protein produces the protein MAMTLDVFTIGGGDLLEKVFNAVAVVFNDPVGVGAITSLAIMFGGLFTTFELAKSKDIKVLIRWAGMYIVVTSLVLYPKTTVVIEDRSGIDIKPRFIDHVPLSLAVFASLTSRIGIGFTEVIETVFHLPDDMSYNKTGMLMGSRLVLASRNFQITDPEFTQTLNEFMQQCVFYDLLLKKYTVQDLIHADNPWDFIKNHTSQARAFPLNSEITVCNIGAAKLDTWWNEIINAAASIYGGQLLGTNNNSSKLLLSHLSDGYSFLTNVSAQGEAILKTNLLANAMSNALSHYGANTNAPAALQAYEDTKSELQARETMDQTGRQAAVWMQYFKNIIEAVVYAAFIIIYFLSYFPFGGAIVRNYLTGLFVLQALAPMYAIINFAANLFAQNRSIAFIASDPTHGGLSMANIAGITQANADAMAVAGYLMWPVTLGGAVMLFRGMPNAIQSMGQLLGGVVQHSGSHVVAESVGGNISAGNANFGNRSLNNTTANHWDTNARYAAGAATFQTGTGSSLTITPDGSEVLDNRGGLSNLGVSVHVAESIRSVASHQAQSSLNAAISQSQSAGEQYGAALRKINDYSHQQGHFESSGKSFSSTETTGFSKSAHEVSQLVNSFAKEHHISHEKAAQVLGQVYADMKGGFSLLGNGGSVGVSGSASLSGRSAFGSMYNDAYRFATDHNFAQTVDSAKRQSVESHYRDSNDQGNRLANSIASSFDKGDSYRTEASSQFSKAESYSQLASTSTENAASINSNYTQEFYKWMRHQPSPSSQYGQGTWSKSAIDNAAINDPASLQHYADRFVNEKTNDAMRSFECNNHLSHGEQHINNVNHQNNAHIRNHSDNQFQHFNNELNHEIQNRRAGNIGMVDESIKQDVTNRMNENKEKLDIKEVELKQQADPLQERIREKVKGQVFGSLNAVKATEKWVSDKLNSEE, from the coding sequence ATGGCAATGACATTAGACGTGTTCACAATCGGTGGCGGCGATTTACTGGAAAAGGTATTTAATGCTGTTGCTGTTGTTTTTAATGATCCGGTTGGAGTAGGTGCTATTACTAGTCTCGCCATTATGTTTGGCGGACTTTTTACAACTTTTGAATTAGCAAAATCAAAAGACATAAAAGTGCTAATAAGATGGGCTGGCATGTATATTGTCGTTACATCGCTGGTACTTTATCCAAAAACAACCGTTGTCATTGAAGATCGTAGCGGAATTGATATTAAACCACGCTTTATTGACCATGTTCCTTTGTCTTTGGCTGTCTTCGCAAGTTTGACTTCTCGTATTGGCATTGGTTTTACAGAAGTGATTGAGACTGTATTTCATTTGCCTGATGACATGTCGTATAACAAAACCGGCATGTTAATGGGGTCGAGGTTGGTACTTGCGTCGCGTAATTTTCAAATTACTGATCCTGAATTTACACAAACCCTCAATGAGTTTATGCAGCAATGTGTATTTTACGATTTGCTTCTTAAAAAATACACGGTTCAAGATTTAATTCATGCGGATAATCCGTGGGACTTTATTAAAAATCATACCTCTCAAGCACGTGCGTTTCCGTTAAATAGTGAGATCACTGTTTGTAACATAGGAGCAGCGAAATTAGACACATGGTGGAATGAAATCATTAATGCTGCTGCTAGTATTTATGGCGGACAACTATTAGGCACAAATAATAATTCATCAAAATTACTGTTATCACATCTTTCAGATGGCTATAGTTTTTTAACCAATGTTTCTGCGCAAGGTGAGGCAATCCTCAAGACAAATTTATTAGCCAATGCGATGTCAAATGCACTTTCACATTATGGCGCTAATACGAACGCACCAGCTGCTCTGCAAGCGTATGAGGATACAAAGTCTGAGCTACAGGCGAGAGAAACTATGGATCAAACAGGACGACAAGCCGCTGTGTGGATGCAGTATTTCAAAAATATTATCGAAGCAGTTGTCTATGCTGCATTTATCATTATTTATTTTCTAAGTTATTTTCCGTTTGGTGGTGCGATTGTTAGGAATTACCTAACTGGTCTCTTTGTATTACAGGCGCTTGCACCCATGTATGCCATTATTAATTTTGCTGCTAATCTTTTTGCACAGAATCGATCTATTGCTTTTATTGCTTCTGATCCTACTCATGGTGGGTTATCGATGGCAAATATAGCAGGTATTACGCAGGCTAATGCTGATGCAATGGCGGTAGCAGGTTATCTCATGTGGCCAGTGACACTTGGCGGGGCGGTCATGCTGTTTCGTGGTATGCCTAACGCTATTCAAAGCATGGGTCAGCTTTTGGGCGGGGTGGTACAGCATTCTGGCAGCCATGTGGTTGCTGAATCGGTAGGTGGGAATATCAGTGCCGGAAATGCTAATTTCGGCAATCGCAGTTTAAATAATACGACAGCAAACCATTGGGATACTAACGCCCGATATGCAGCAGGCGCAGCTACCTTTCAAACAGGAACAGGTTCCAGTCTTACGATTACGCCGGATGGCAGTGAGGTACTTGATAACCGCGGCGGTTTGTCGAATCTGGGCGTCTCAGTCCATGTAGCTGAAAGTATCCGGTCAGTTGCTTCCCATCAGGCACAGTCAAGTTTAAACGCGGCAATTAGCCAAAGTCAGTCAGCAGGTGAGCAATATGGTGCAGCCCTGCGTAAAATAAACGATTACTCGCATCAACAAGGTCATTTTGAGAGTAGCGGAAAATCTTTTAGTTCAACTGAAACAACAGGATTTAGTAAATCAGCCCATGAAGTGTCTCAATTAGTAAATAGCTTTGCCAAAGAACACCATATTAGCCATGAGAAAGCAGCCCAGGTTTTAGGCCAAGTTTATGCTGATATGAAAGGTGGATTTAGTTTATTAGGAAATGGTGGAAGCGTAGGAGTATCTGGTAGCGCATCGCTCTCAGGTCGATCTGCGTTTGGCAGTATGTATAACGATGCTTATCGCTTTGCAACTGACCATAATTTTGCACAAACCGTGGATTCTGCTAAGCGCCAATCAGTTGAATCACATTACAGAGACAGTAACGATCAAGGAAATCGATTAGCTAATTCAATCGCAAGTTCATTTGATAAAGGTGATAGTTATCGTACCGAGGCATCATCACAATTTTCAAAGGCTGAAAGTTACTCACAATTAGCTTCAACTTCAACTGAGAATGCAGCTTCAATTAATTCAAATTACACGCAGGAATTTTATAAGTGGATGCGTCATCAGCCTTCACCTTCTTCACAATATGGTCAAGGAACATGGAGTAAAAGTGCGATTGATAATGCTGCCATAAATGACCCTGCCAGTTTACAACATTATGCTGATCGATTTGTAAATGAAAAAACTAATGATGCAATGCGATCTTTTGAATGTAACAATCATTTATCACATGGAGAGCAGCATATAAATAATGTTAATCATCAAAACAATGCTCATATTCGCAATCATTCAGATAATCAATTTCAACATTTCAATAATGAATTAAACCATGAAATACAAAATAGACGCGCCGGAAATATTGGCATGGTTGATGAAAGTATTAAACAAGATGTAACAAATCGCATGAATGAAAATAAAGAAAAATTAGATATTAAAGAAGTGGAATTAAAACAGCAGGCTGATCCTTTACAAGAAAGGATTAGAGAAAAAGTGAAAGGCCAGGTGTTTGGGAGTTTGAATGCAGTTAAAGCAACTGAAAAATGGGTGAGTGATAAGCTCAATTCTGAGGAATAA